From a region of the Hippopotamus amphibius kiboko isolate mHipAmp2 chromosome 3, mHipAmp2.hap2, whole genome shotgun sequence genome:
- the LOC130848876 gene encoding basic proline-rich protein-like gives MAPFGTSCPAVPGLHQRSGPWSPPGEQTGHRAGVWPPSPALCLTALVKGLSLPAVKAPATEGPRTSAPPRFVWTSAAPPSPPRGGDSQTPLRLQDSETSHGTKSGESTGVDLPSGQEAPGPLPSPAFSLSLSGTFLPTASSRAPERLEAERSPTRGREDRQAPRKGLWTSGPGELGPTSPPHNFTPRALVTGLGGVRVLDRPAPSEGGSVRAPLQGAPAPGPGQAQAPRLRLAGGRLKNPALRSPPAPLHIRGHPQASRMREGHALWDGVGVRTQDTEALAQRPALPLVSPPGRPPCVGEPATGPSRWARARPEAGSYELRGPSPAAPPQAAAGGGGAGAGLRAAGSVQTQAPLSTPEGRAPVPSSHLPGPWGPWNLPRTGCAQAQRSHRDLRLGPGQANILLVPFWAKRPEASSRGQGRAHPACRNLAEKGWEHPDDRASPEPTPWAWLWRRRLRGSTLGEARPGGWVGPLAEAPRKWQSRTSLPWKRNKPGFPRGSGEASAVPPAKEQRGPGRPHPRADGELGRACDAASELRELPILRGPLLRPPQPCPARSASARSVR, from the exons ATGGCTCCGTTTGGCACCAGCTGCCCGGCGGTACCTGGGCTCCACCAGCGCAGTGGACCGTGGTCACCCCCTGGAGAGCAGACCGGCCACCGCGCAGGAGTCTGGCCCCCGAGTCCAGCCCTGTGTCTCACCGCCCTGGTGAAGGGGCTCAGCCTTCCTGCCGTGAAGGCCCCCGCCACAGAGGGACCGCGGACCTCGGCCCCGCCCCGCTTCGTGTGGACCTCCGcagcgcctccctcccctccccgtggGGGGGATTCCCAAACCCCACTCCGCCTCCAGGACTCAGAAACCAGCCACGGGACAAAGAGTGGGGAGAGTACAGGCGTCGACCTCCC ctcTGGGCAGGAGGCCCCCggccctctgccctccccggCCTTCAGCCTCAGCCTCTCTGGCACTTTCCTCCCCACCGCCAGCTCCCGGGCCCCAGAGCGGCTCGAGGCCGAAAG GTCCCCCACCAGGGGCAGGGAGGACAGACAGGCACCGAGGAAAGGCCTCTGGACCTCAGGCCCTGGGGAGCTTGGCCCCACATCTCCTCCCCACAACTTCACTCCACGTGCGTTAGTGACAGGCCTCGGAGGGGTGCGAGTCCTGGACCGGCCCGCGCCCTCAGAGGGCGGCAGCGTCCGTGCTCCTCTGCaaggagccccagccccaggccccgggCAGGCCCAAGCCCCCCGCCTCCGCCTCGCGGGCGGCCGGCTCAAGAACCCAGCCCTCCGCTCCCCGCCTGCCCCTCTCCATATCCGTGGCCACCCTCAGGCCAGCCGGATGCGGGAG GGACACGCCCTGTGGGACGGGGTCGGGGTCAGGACCCAGGACACAGAAGCGCTCGCTCAGCGGCCGGCCCTGCCTCTGGTCTCTCCTCCTGGAAGACCGCCCTGCGTGGGAGAGCCCGCCACCGGCCCCTCGCG GTGGGCCAGGGCCAGGCCCGAGGCAGGCAGCTACGAACTCCGGGGGCCCAGCCCcgctgcccctccccaggccgctgcggggggcgggggggcgggggccggccTCCGGGCAGCGGGCAGCGTGCAGACGCAGGCTCCGTTGTCAACACCTGAGGGCAGAGCGCCAGTCCCCAGCTCCCAccttcctgggccctgggggccctgG AATCTGCCCCGCACGGGCTGCGCTCAGGCTCAGAGGTCTCACCGGGACCTGCGCCTCGGCCCAGGGCAGGCGAACATACTCCTGGTCCCTTTTTGGGCCAAGAGGCCAGAGGCCTCCTCCAGAGGCCAGGGCCGGGCCCACCCTGCCTGCCGGAACCTTGCAGAGAAGGGCTGGGAGCACCCGGATGACAGGGC GAGCCCGGAGCCCACGCCCTGGGCCTGGCTCTGGAGGAGGCGGCTCCGTGGCAGCACCCTGGGcgaggccaggcctgggggatGGGTGGGCCCGCTAGCTGAAGCTCCCAGGAAGTGGCAAAGCCGCACCTCTCTTCCCTGGAAAAG GAACAAGCCCGGCTTCCCCCGCGGCAGCGGGGAGGCCAGCGCTGTCCCACCAGCGAAGGAACAGAGGGGCCCAggcaggccccaccccagggctgaCGGGGAGCTTGGCAGGGCCTGCGATGCGGCCAG CGAGCTCAGGGAGCTGCCCATCCTCCGGGGCCCACTGCTTCGCCCGCCGCAGCCCTGCCCCGCCCGTTCTGCCAGTGCCCGCTCTGTCCGCTGA